In a single window of the Littorina saxatilis isolate snail1 linkage group LG3, US_GU_Lsax_2.0, whole genome shotgun sequence genome:
- the LOC138962771 gene encoding uncharacterized protein, whose product MVRADLIPEERYLAKKKETTLAEKKTRKLCPTAVAHIDCPYFDAKTEVVILEDPIYPVLIGKWYGVGQNKRKTPLFPVRDPSWYQGETNAAVSTRKQEKRKKKRKEKPVPGTSHDDRNTHKMYSPQDLKKAQNDDETLAKVRQMAVSGESFHDVKYVYKKEILYRTTLDKTGSESSKVVVPKEMRSKVLSFGHDHPMTGHLGQKKTTDRIRCEFWWPGLVGDIKRYCLSCDTCQRTAPKGRTKKAPQDSLGFSPFEMRYGKTIRGPMQVLRRAWTDESVEGEQKTTAEYVVDLRNRIDEKKEEAEEHIAVVIEEDDTMNDDIFRIDTQKMIPLLETTRTEDVTSVNFCKELSRERTKEAKAICSAFSKNLTDVPITTNLEKCRIELTEKKPVFVRPRLVPHAMVKTVEDEIDEMLKLGVIEPANSPYNAPIVFVKKKGGKKYRVVTTMDQII is encoded by the coding sequence ATGGTCAGGGCCGACCTTATACCTGAAGAAAGGTACttggcaaagaaaaaagaaactacGCTCGCAGAGAAGAAAACACGGAAATTGTGTCCCACGGCTGTGGCCCACATTGACTGTCCGTATTTTGATGCCAAAACCGAAGTGGTCATACTCGAAGATCCCATTTATCCTGTCCTCATAGGAAAATGGTATGGTGTAGGCCAGAACAAGAGGAAGACCCCTTTGTTTCCGGTACGTGACCCGAGTTGGTATCAAGGTGAGACCAACGCGGCGGTCAGTACACGGAagcaagagaagagaaaaaaaaaacggaaGGAGAAACCTGTGCCGGGAACTAGTCATGatgacagaaatacacacaagaTGTATTCTCCGCAAGATCTCAAGAAGGCTCAGAATGATGATGAAACACTGGCAAAAGTACGCCAAATGGCTGTTTCAGGAGAATCATTCCACGATGTGAAATATGTatacaagaaagaaatcttGTACAGGACAACCCTCGACAAAACCGGGAGTGAATCTAGTAAAGTCGTTGTTCCCAAAGAAATGAGAAGCAAAGTGCTTTCTTTTGGGCACGACCACCCGATGACAGGTCATCTCGGGCAGAAGAAAACCACTGATAGAATCAGGTGTGAATTCTGGTGGCCAGGTTTGGTCGGAGACATAAAACGTTACTGTCTCTCGtgtgacacatgccaaagaacAGCGCCAAAAGGCAGAACCAAGAAAGCACCTCAAGACAGTCTGGGGTTCTCACCCTTTGAAATGCGGTATGGCAAGACCATCAGAGGTCCCATGCAGGTTCTGCGTCGTGCATGGACTGATGAATCGGTCGAAGGTGAACAGAAGACGACAGCAGAATACGTTGTCGACCTCAGAAACAGaattgacgaaaaaaaagaagaagcagaagaacacATCGCCGTAGTCATCGAGGAAGATGATACGATGAACGATGATATCTTCCGAATAGACACTCAGAAGATGATTCCTCTGCTGGAAACTACTCGTACAGAAGATGTCACAAGCGTGAACTTCTGTAAAGAATTGAgtagagaaagaacaaaagaggcGAAAGCGATCTGTAGTGCATTCTCCAAGAATCTGACTGATGTACCGATTACTACCAACTTGGAGAAGTGCAGAATCGAACTTACAGAGAAGAAACCTGTGTTTGTTCGACCGAGACTCGTACCTCATGCGATGGTGAAAACGGTCGAAGACGAGATCGACGAGATGTTGAAGCTCGGGGTCATTGAACCGGCAAACTCACCGTACAATGCTCCAATCGTTTTTGTGAAGAAGAAAGGAGGTAAGAAATACCGGGTTGTGACAACCATGGATCAGATTATTTAA